The following are encoded in a window of Thermoanaerobacter ethanolicus JW 200 genomic DNA:
- a CDS encoding secondary thiamine-phosphate synthase enzyme YjbQ, producing the protein MVVLEINTPTREVMVDITDMVMQEIKKSGVVDGLCVIFVPHTTAGITINENADPTVREDIMAALEKIIPNMRFKHMEGNSDAHIKASLMGSSVTLIIENGRPLLGTWQGIYLCEFDGPRRRRVYIKFLK; encoded by the coding sequence ATGGTTGTTTTGGAGATAAATACACCGACAAGGGAAGTTATGGTGGATATTACTGATATGGTAATGCAAGAAATTAAAAAATCTGGCGTTGTTGATGGCCTTTGTGTTATCTTTGTGCCCCATACAACAGCGGGAATTACAATAAACGAAAATGCAGATCCAACTGTAAGAGAAGATATAATGGCAGCCTTAGAAAAAATAATTCCTAATATGCGTTTTAAACACATGGAAGGCAATTCTGATGCCCACATCAAGGCGTCTCTTATGGGAAGTTCAGTAACTCTCATTATTGAAAATGGAAGGCCACTTTTAGGAACTTGGCAGGGTATTTATTTATGTGAGTTTGATGGTCCAAGGAGAAGAAGAGTGTATATTAAGTTTTTGAAGTGA
- a CDS encoding 2-oxoacid:acceptor oxidoreductase family protein has protein sequence MEERIIFAGFGGQGVLSMGLIITYAGMFEGKNVSWTPSYGPEMRGGTAYCNVTVSDEEVGSPIITEATSVVVMNRPSLDKYESYVIPGGKLFINTSLVDRKAERKDIEVYEIPANDIANELGNLKIANMVMLGAFIEATKVVKMETVLKALPEVFGKGKEHLMPINEKALNRGAELVKSLITTKK, from the coding sequence ATGGAAGAAAGAATAATTTTTGCAGGCTTTGGTGGTCAAGGAGTTTTATCAATGGGGCTTATAATTACCTATGCGGGAATGTTTGAAGGGAAAAATGTGTCTTGGACTCCTTCTTATGGTCCTGAAATGAGAGGAGGAACTGCCTATTGTAATGTCACTGTATCAGATGAGGAAGTAGGCTCTCCAATTATTACAGAGGCTACCTCTGTAGTTGTAATGAATAGGCCTTCTTTAGACAAATATGAATCTTATGTGATACCAGGTGGAAAATTATTCATAAATACTTCATTAGTAGATAGAAAAGCAGAGAGAAAAGATATAGAAGTGTATGAGATACCTGCCAATGATATTGCTAATGAATTGGGTAATTTAAAAATTGCTAACATGGTGATGCTAGGAGCTTTCATAGAAGCTACTAAAGTTGTAAAAATGGAAACAGTACTAAAAGCTCTGCCTGAGGTCTTTGGCAAAGGTAAAGAGCATTTGATGCCTATAAATGAAAAAGCGTTAAATAGGGGAGCAGAATTAGTAAAAAGTCTCATTACAACTAAAAAATAA
- the iorA gene encoding indolepyruvate ferredoxin oxidoreductase subunit alpha, producing the protein MKKIMMGDEAVARGAYEYGITFAAAYPGTPSTEIIENIAKYKEIYSEWAPNEKVAVEAAIGASIAGARSLAAMKHVGLNVAADPLFTFAYTGVNGGCVIVTADDPGMHSSQNEQDNRYYAKFAKIPMLEPSDSQECKDFVGYALDISEKYDTPVLLRLTTRVSHGKGVVELGERQNVEMKPYKKDIPKYVMVPANAQKRHVVVEERLKALRQLSEEISINRIEWNDREIGIITSGISYLYVKEVFGDEVSILKLGMTYPLPSELIKKFAEGVKKLYVVEELEPYIEEHVKSLGIKVIGKEILPIVGELNPGIIRKAIKGEELEHISVDTKVPGRPPMLCAGCPHRGVFYVLKKKRVPVLGDIGCYTLGAAPPLEAIDTCVCMGASISGSHGFQKANEHKGRKQKIFSVIGDSTFFHSGITGLIDIVYNKGNAVPIILDNRITAMTGHQHNPGTGKTLMGEEAPEIDIAKLSEAIGVKRVRVVDPFNLKEVENAVDEAMNTDDTMVIVAKGPCALIPPRPQGECRIDQDKCKKCGLCLRIGCPAISKKDGIFSIDPDQCTGCTVCMQVCPFDAIEKVR; encoded by the coding sequence ATGAAAAAAATAATGATGGGAGATGAAGCAGTAGCAAGAGGTGCTTATGAGTACGGCATCACTTTTGCTGCTGCATACCCTGGTACACCAAGCACAGAGATAATAGAGAATATAGCTAAGTACAAAGAAATATATTCTGAATGGGCGCCAAATGAAAAAGTTGCTGTTGAAGCAGCAATTGGTGCTTCTATCGCAGGCGCAAGAAGTCTTGCTGCTATGAAACATGTTGGCCTTAATGTGGCAGCAGACCCACTTTTCACTTTTGCATATACAGGTGTTAATGGGGGTTGTGTAATTGTAACGGCAGATGACCCTGGAATGCACTCATCACAAAATGAACAGGACAATAGGTATTATGCAAAATTTGCTAAAATACCCATGTTAGAACCTTCAGACAGTCAAGAATGTAAAGATTTTGTAGGATACGCATTGGACATAAGTGAAAAGTACGATACTCCTGTTTTGTTAAGGCTTACAACAAGGGTAAGTCATGGCAAAGGAGTAGTAGAATTAGGTGAAAGACAAAATGTAGAGATGAAACCTTATAAAAAAGATATTCCTAAATATGTAATGGTGCCTGCTAATGCACAAAAAAGGCATGTAGTTGTAGAAGAAAGATTAAAGGCTTTAAGACAATTGTCAGAAGAAATTTCTATTAACAGAATAGAATGGAATGATAGAGAAATTGGCATAATTACCAGTGGTATAAGCTATCTTTATGTAAAAGAAGTTTTTGGAGATGAAGTTTCAATCTTAAAATTAGGAATGACTTATCCTTTGCCATCAGAGCTTATAAAAAAATTCGCAGAAGGAGTTAAAAAACTATACGTTGTAGAGGAATTGGAACCTTACATCGAAGAACATGTAAAAAGCTTAGGAATAAAAGTCATAGGCAAAGAGATATTGCCGATAGTAGGGGAATTAAATCCTGGTATAATAAGAAAAGCTATAAAGGGTGAAGAATTAGAGCATATATCAGTTGATACAAAAGTGCCAGGTAGACCTCCTATGCTTTGTGCAGGATGTCCTCACAGGGGAGTTTTCTACGTATTGAAAAAAAAGAGAGTTCCAGTCTTAGGCGACATTGGATGTTATACTTTAGGGGCAGCTCCTCCACTGGAAGCTATAGATACCTGTGTTTGCATGGGAGCAAGTATTTCTGGATCTCACGGATTCCAAAAGGCCAATGAACACAAAGGAAGGAAACAAAAGATTTTTAGTGTAATAGGTGACTCAACTTTCTTCCATTCAGGAATAACAGGTTTGATTGATATAGTCTACAATAAAGGAAATGCTGTACCTATAATTCTTGACAACCGCATAACAGCTATGACGGGGCATCAGCACAATCCTGGAACTGGGAAAACTTTGATGGGAGAAGAGGCTCCAGAAATAGATATAGCGAAATTAAGTGAAGCAATAGGAGTAAAAAGAGTAAGAGTGGTTGATCCTTTTAACTTAAAAGAAGTTGAAAATGCTGTTGATGAAGCTATGAATACTGACGATACAATGGTAATTGTAGCAAAGGGACCTTGTGCTTTGATTCCTCCGAGACCTCAGGGAGAGTGTAGAATAGACCAAGATAAATGCAAAAAATGCGGTTTGTGTCTAAGGATAGGTTGTCCTGCTATAAGCAAAAAAGATGGAATATTTAGCATAGACCCTGACCAGTGTACCGGATGTACAGTTTGTATGCAGGTATGTCCTTTCGATGCTATAGAAAAGGTGAGGTGA
- a CDS encoding bifunctional enoyl-CoA hydratase/phosphate acetyltransferase, with protein sequence MKKLSEIVEKAKGFNKIFTVAGAEDCEVLLACESARKEGIGNPILVGIKEKIETIAKDIGIDIKQYEIIDEKEESEKCKRAVLEVREGRASFVMKGLVPTATLLRAVLDSEYGIRGEGLLSHVMVYEIPNYHKLLLLTDGGMNISPTLEEKVQILKNAIKVAKAIEIENPKVACLSAVEVVNPKMPSTVEAAKLKEMNQRGEIEGIVDGPLAFDLAISKEAAIHKGVKSEVAGDADILLVPFIEVGNALGKSFTYFAKARSAGIVVGAKAPIVLVSRADSHEDKFNSIAFACAVSF encoded by the coding sequence TTGAAAAAATTAAGTGAAATTGTAGAGAAAGCAAAAGGATTCAATAAAATATTTACTGTGGCAGGGGCAGAAGACTGTGAAGTATTGTTAGCATGCGAATCTGCAAGAAAAGAAGGGATAGGAAATCCTATATTGGTAGGTATTAAAGAAAAAATAGAAACTATTGCAAAAGATATAGGCATTGATATTAAGCAATATGAAATAATTGATGAAAAAGAAGAGTCGGAAAAATGCAAAAGGGCAGTTTTAGAAGTTAGAGAAGGTAGGGCTTCTTTTGTCATGAAAGGTCTTGTTCCTACTGCTACTCTTTTAAGGGCTGTTCTTGACAGCGAATACGGCATTAGAGGAGAAGGATTACTCAGTCATGTAATGGTTTATGAAATTCCCAACTATCACAAGTTATTGCTTTTGACTGATGGAGGAATGAATATTAGTCCTACTTTAGAAGAAAAAGTGCAAATTTTAAAAAATGCTATTAAAGTGGCAAAAGCTATAGAAATAGAAAATCCTAAAGTAGCCTGTTTGTCGGCGGTAGAAGTGGTAAACCCTAAAATGCCTTCCACTGTTGAAGCCGCTAAATTAAAGGAAATGAACCAAAGAGGTGAGATAGAAGGAATAGTAGATGGTCCTTTAGCTTTTGACCTTGCCATAAGCAAAGAGGCGGCAATTCACAAAGGAGTAAAAAGTGAGGTTGCAGGAGATGCCGATATTTTGTTGGTGCCATTTATAGAGGTAGGAAATGCTTTAGGTAAAAGCTTTACTTATTTTGCAAAGGCAAGAAGTGCGGGAATTGTGGTAGGAGCAAAAGCGCCAATTGTTCTAGTTTCAAGAGCTGATTCCCACGAAGATAAGTTTAATTCTATAGCTTTTGCCTGTGCAGTATCTTTTTGA
- a CDS encoding 3-methyl-2-oxobutanoate dehydrogenase subunit VorB: MAKVLMKGNEALAEAAIQAGCRHYFGYPITPQNEVTAYMAKRMPEVGGVFLQAESEVSAINMVYGAGGAGARVMTSTSSPGLSLMQEGISYLAGAQVPCVIVNIMRGGPGLGDIQGAQGDYFQSTKGGGHGDYRLIVLAPSTIQEMADLVQEAFDIADEYRNPVVILGDGMLGQMMEPVDFENIQKRKRDIPEKTWATTGRGNREHRNIINSLYIDPPVLEKYNYQLFEKYAKAEKNEVRYEMINCEDADVILVAYGTIARVAKNVMNIARREGYKVGLIRPISLWPFPKEPFEKTVDTAKAYLTVEMSMGQMVEDVKLAVQFKKPVYFYGRPGGMIPEPSVMLEQIRKIAGGVK, translated from the coding sequence ATGGCTAAGGTATTAATGAAAGGTAATGAGGCGTTAGCGGAAGCAGCTATTCAAGCTGGGTGTAGACATTACTTTGGTTATCCTATAACACCTCAAAATGAGGTTACAGCTTACATGGCAAAGAGAATGCCAGAGGTAGGTGGCGTATTTTTACAAGCAGAAAGTGAAGTTTCTGCTATAAATATGGTATATGGAGCAGGTGGAGCAGGAGCTCGTGTTATGACTTCCACCAGCAGCCCTGGTTTGAGTCTTATGCAAGAAGGTATCTCATATCTTGCAGGTGCTCAAGTACCTTGTGTAATTGTGAATATAATGAGGGGTGGCCCAGGATTAGGAGACATTCAAGGAGCTCAAGGAGATTACTTTCAATCTACAAAAGGAGGAGGCCATGGAGATTATAGATTGATTGTCCTTGCTCCTTCTACAATCCAAGAAATGGCAGATTTAGTCCAAGAAGCTTTTGATATTGCAGATGAATATAGGAACCCTGTTGTTATATTGGGAGATGGGATGTTAGGTCAGATGATGGAACCTGTAGATTTTGAAAATATTCAAAAAAGAAAGAGAGATATTCCAGAAAAAACATGGGCTACTACAGGAAGAGGAAATAGAGAGCATAGAAACATAATCAATTCTTTATATATCGATCCACCTGTATTAGAGAAATATAATTATCAATTATTTGAAAAATATGCAAAGGCTGAAAAGAATGAAGTGAGATATGAAATGATAAATTGCGAAGATGCGGATGTTATTTTAGTTGCTTATGGTACTATTGCCCGCGTAGCAAAGAATGTGATGAATATTGCAAGAAGAGAAGGGTATAAAGTAGGATTAATAAGACCTATTTCCTTGTGGCCTTTCCCGAAAGAGCCTTTCGAAAAGACAGTTGATACCGCAAAAGCTTATTTGACTGTAGAAATGAGCATGGGACAAATGGTAGAAGATGTAAAACTTGCAGTACAATTCAAAAAGCCGGTCTATTTCTACGGAAGGCCAGGTGGTATGATACCAGAACCATCTGTGATGCTAGAACAAATTAGGAAAATTGCAGGAGGTGTGAAATAA
- a CDS encoding 4Fe-4S binding protein, producing MAKVIFNEDLCKGCELCVNACPKKIIEMDMSKINVKGYHPATVKPENMNKCIGCAFCAMMCPDTVITVIK from the coding sequence GTGGCAAAAGTTATTTTTAATGAAGATTTATGTAAAGGTTGTGAATTGTGTGTAAATGCTTGTCCCAAGAAAATTATTGAAATGGACATGAGCAAAATAAATGTGAAGGGATATCATCCTGCCACTGTTAAACCGGAAAATATGAACAAATGTATAGGTTGTGCATTTTGCGCTATGATGTGTCCTGATACTGTTATAACAGTTATAAAATAA
- the glmM gene encoding phosphoglucosamine mutase, with protein MARLFGTDGVRGIANYDLTPQLAFELGRAGAYALTEGSHRPKIVVGKDSRISSDMLECALAAGLTSVGAEVISVGIIPTPAVAYLTRLYQADAGVMISASHNPVEYNGIKFFDKNGYKLPDEVEDRIENIIKEKIELPSPIGTGIGTRKEYTNSHRDYIEFLKSTIDGDLKGMKIVIDCAYGASSTVAPILFKELGAEVILHGAEPIGEKINVNCGSTHPEKLQQLVIENGADIGLAFDGDADRLIAVDEKGNVVDGDHIMAICAIDLKKKGRLKNNTVVATVMSNIGFEIALKEQGINLIRTKVGDRYVLEEMIKGGYSIGGEQSGHIIFLNDNTTGDGEITALKLCSILKESGKKLSELAACMVTYPQVLINAKVKNELKHAYLEDEEIKREIENLEREMRGEGRVLIRPSGTEPLVRVMVEGKDSDKISQMAKELAELIERKLN; from the coding sequence ATGGCAAGGTTGTTTGGTACAGATGGTGTTAGAGGTATAGCTAATTATGACTTGACTCCACAACTTGCTTTTGAACTAGGAAGAGCAGGAGCATATGCTTTGACGGAAGGAAGTCATAGGCCCAAAATTGTAGTGGGAAAAGACAGCCGTATTTCTAGCGACATGCTAGAATGCGCATTAGCTGCTGGTCTTACCTCTGTAGGGGCGGAGGTCATAAGTGTGGGGATAATTCCTACACCAGCGGTAGCTTACCTTACCCGATTATATCAAGCAGATGCTGGAGTTATGATATCGGCATCTCATAATCCCGTAGAGTACAATGGGATAAAATTTTTTGATAAAAATGGGTATAAATTGCCAGATGAAGTAGAAGATAGAATAGAAAATATAATAAAAGAAAAAATTGAGTTGCCTTCTCCTATTGGGACGGGAATAGGTACCAGGAAAGAATACACAAATTCTCATAGAGATTACATAGAGTTCTTAAAGTCTACTATTGATGGGGATTTAAAAGGAATGAAAATTGTAATTGATTGTGCTTATGGAGCTAGCAGCACAGTAGCGCCAATTCTATTTAAAGAACTAGGGGCGGAAGTCATATTACATGGAGCAGAGCCTATAGGGGAAAAGATAAATGTCAATTGTGGGTCTACTCATCCTGAAAAATTGCAACAACTCGTCATAGAAAATGGGGCCGACATAGGTTTAGCCTTTGACGGAGATGCTGATAGACTTATTGCAGTTGATGAAAAAGGAAATGTTGTTGATGGAGACCACATAATGGCAATATGTGCTATAGATTTAAAGAAAAAAGGTAGGTTAAAAAATAACACAGTTGTGGCAACAGTTATGAGCAATATAGGCTTTGAGATTGCACTTAAAGAGCAAGGGATTAATCTCATAAGGACAAAAGTAGGAGACAGATATGTTTTAGAAGAAATGATAAAAGGCGGATATTCTATTGGTGGCGAACAATCAGGCCATATTATTTTCCTTAATGACAATACTACTGGAGATGGGGAAATTACTGCTTTAAAACTTTGTTCTATTTTAAAAGAAAGTGGCAAAAAATTGTCAGAGTTAGCTGCCTGCATGGTTACTTACCCACAAGTTCTTATAAACGCAAAAGTAAAAAATGAGTTAAAACATGCTTATTTAGAGGATGAAGAAATAAAAAGGGAAATTGAAAACTTAGAAAGGGAAATGAGAGGAGAAGGACGAGTACTTATAAGACCCTCGGGTACTGAGCCTCTTGTGAGAGTTATGGTAGAAGGAAAAGATTCTGATAAAATTAGTCAAATGGCAAAAGAACTTGCTGAATTAATAGAAAGAAAATTAAATTAA
- a CDS encoding indolepyruvate oxidoreductase subunit beta, translating to MQEVKSILMVGVGGQGTILASNVLAEGLLKSGYDVKMSEVHGMSQRGGSVNTQIRFGEKVYSPVIEVGAADVIVAFEKMEAVRWLNYLKKDGVVIVNTVEIPPLSVLISKEEYPKNLIEEISKSVKTIAVDADKIAESLGNIKAQNIVLLGVLVKYLGLQGIDWEEVIKNNVPQKFVELNTNAFRKGLEVI from the coding sequence GTGCAAGAAGTGAAAAGCATATTAATGGTAGGGGTAGGAGGGCAAGGCACTATTCTAGCCAGTAATGTTTTGGCGGAAGGACTATTAAAAAGTGGTTATGATGTAAAAATGTCAGAAGTCCACGGCATGTCTCAAAGAGGAGGAAGTGTCAATACTCAAATAAGGTTTGGAGAAAAAGTTTATTCTCCAGTCATTGAAGTTGGGGCTGCTGATGTTATCGTAGCCTTTGAAAAAATGGAAGCTGTGCGATGGTTAAATTATCTTAAAAAAGACGGCGTTGTCATTGTAAATACGGTAGAAATACCTCCACTTTCTGTGCTCATAAGCAAAGAAGAGTATCCCAAGAACTTAATTGAGGAAATATCAAAAAGCGTAAAGACAATTGCAGTAGATGCAGATAAAATAGCAGAGAGCCTTGGAAATATAAAGGCTCAAAATATAGTTCTTTTAGGAGTACTTGTTAAATATTTAGGACTACAAGGCATTGATTGGGAAGAGGTAATAAAAAATAACGTGCCACAAAAATTTGTTGAATTAAATACAAATGCCTTTAGAAAAGGGCTGGAGGTAATCTAA
- a CDS encoding lysophospholipid acyltransferase family protein yields MLYRILRLIAKLILKIFYSFEVKYEKNLPEGACIFVANHQSLLDPVVVACSVKRPVIFLASSELYKRRFLKYFLKIDKAIPIKKNSPDLNAIKQALFRLKEGNSIGLFPEGGISPTGKVEKMYEGAMYIAYKSGKPIVPVAIKGTREILPFGKYFPKFRGKIELKIGEPIYPNLNIDIKMEIVELRDKVMQNILTMLEE; encoded by the coding sequence TTGTTATATAGAATTTTACGGCTTATTGCTAAATTGATTCTTAAGATATTCTATTCCTTTGAAGTAAAATATGAGAAAAATTTGCCTGAGGGAGCTTGTATTTTTGTTGCAAACCATCAAAGTTTGCTAGACCCAGTTGTGGTAGCCTGTTCTGTAAAAAGACCCGTTATATTTTTAGCAAGTTCTGAACTTTATAAAAGGCGTTTTTTAAAATATTTTTTAAAAATTGATAAAGCAATTCCCATAAAGAAAAATTCGCCTGATTTAAATGCCATAAAACAAGCGTTATTTAGACTAAAGGAAGGAAATTCTATAGGATTATTTCCAGAAGGAGGAATATCACCAACTGGCAAAGTAGAAAAAATGTATGAAGGGGCTATGTATATAGCATATAAATCGGGAAAGCCCATTGTGCCAGTGGCTATAAAAGGCACAAGAGAAATACTACCTTTTGGCAAATATTTTCCCAAATTTAGGGGAAAAATTGAACTAAAAATAGGGGAACCAATTTACCCAAATCTGAATATTGATATAAAGATGGAAATTGTTGAATTGAGAGACAAAGTTATGCAAAATATATTAACAATGTTGGAGGAATAG
- a CDS encoding thiamine pyrophosphate-dependent enzyme — protein sequence MAVVFQKTKGLTDTPFHYCPGCTHGIIHRLVAEIMEELDVLDKAIGVAPVGCAVFAYDYFNCDMQEAAHGRAPAVATGIKRVHPDKIVFTYQGDGDLAAIGTAEIVHAAARGENITVIFVNNANYGMTGGQMAPTTLIGQETTTTPYGRKPEINGYPIRVSEMLATLEGTAYIERVSVYDVKHVMQAKKAIKNAFLAQIQKKGFSMIEVLSSCPTNWGMTPVEALNWIKEHMEPYYPLGVYKNTLEEVK from the coding sequence ATGGCTGTTGTATTTCAAAAAACAAAGGGATTGACAGATACGCCTTTTCATTATTGTCCAGGCTGTACTCATGGTATAATCCACAGGTTAGTAGCTGAAATTATGGAAGAGTTAGATGTTTTAGATAAGGCAATAGGTGTTGCTCCTGTAGGATGTGCTGTATTTGCATATGACTATTTTAATTGTGATATGCAAGAGGCAGCTCATGGGAGGGCTCCAGCAGTTGCTACAGGTATTAAGAGAGTTCATCCTGATAAAATTGTGTTTACTTATCAAGGAGATGGAGACTTAGCAGCTATTGGAACAGCAGAGATTGTTCATGCGGCTGCAAGGGGAGAAAATATAACAGTTATTTTTGTCAACAATGCTAACTATGGAATGACAGGAGGACAAATGGCTCCTACTACATTAATTGGTCAGGAAACAACTACTACTCCTTACGGAAGAAAGCCAGAAATAAATGGTTATCCCATTAGAGTGAGTGAAATGCTAGCAACCCTTGAGGGTACAGCATATATTGAAAGAGTATCTGTTTACGATGTAAAACATGTAATGCAGGCTAAAAAAGCCATAAAAAATGCATTTTTAGCTCAAATACAAAAAAAGGGGTTTTCTATGATAGAAGTGCTCTCTAGTTGTCCTACTAACTGGGGTATGACACCGGTAGAGGCATTAAATTGGATAAAAGAGCACATGGAACCGTATTACCCTTTGGGTGTGTATAAAAACACCTTAGAGGAGGTTAAGTAA
- the glmS gene encoding glutamine--fructose-6-phosphate transaminase (isomerizing): MCGIVGYIGDKQATPILLEGLTKLEYRGYDSAGIAILNDGNINIKKAKGRLNVLKELVEKDNMVGTIGIGHTRWATHGEPSDTNSHPHLSQSGLIAVVHNGIIENYLPLKKWLLEEGYTFKSETDTEVVANLLEYYYNGDIVEAVKKVLDRIEGSYALGVLCKNNPDMIVAARKEAPLIVGIGNGENFIASDIPAILKHTRSVYFLDDHEIAIIKKDSVEFIDMFGRQVEKSLFEVKWDVEAAEKGGYEHFMIKEIHEQPSAIKDTLRGRIIDDSEIVLDDVKITKEDLEKIDKIFIVACGTAYHAGVVGKYVIENLARIPVEVDVASEFRYRNPLVNERTLTIVISQSGETADTIAALKEAKKKGSRVIAITNVVGSSVSREADDVLYTWAGPEIAVASTKAYTTQLIALYLVAMDLAIKRGTITKTKVMELCTELKKLPEKVQYLLDNKDVIQKFASEHYNAKDVFYIGRGLDYAVAMEGSLKLKEISYIHSEAYPAGELKHGTLALVEEGTLVIALATQDDLFEKMLSNIKEVKARGGFLVAFAKQGNLQLEGVVDKVIYIPETLKELTPVLTVVPLQLLAYYMAVEKGCDVDKPRNLAKSVTVE, encoded by the coding sequence ATGTGTGGAATTGTAGGATATATTGGCGATAAACAGGCGACGCCAATACTTTTAGAAGGTTTGACAAAATTGGAGTATCGAGGCTATGATTCGGCAGGAATTGCCATTTTAAATGATGGCAATATAAATATAAAGAAAGCGAAGGGAAGATTAAACGTCCTAAAAGAGCTTGTTGAAAAAGATAATATGGTAGGGACAATAGGCATAGGACACACAAGGTGGGCTACGCATGGTGAACCATCTGATACAAACTCCCATCCTCATTTATCCCAATCAGGGCTAATTGCAGTAGTCCACAATGGCATAATTGAAAACTATCTTCCACTGAAGAAATGGCTGTTAGAGGAAGGTTATACCTTTAAGTCTGAGACTGATACAGAAGTTGTAGCAAATTTGCTGGAGTATTATTACAATGGCGATATAGTAGAGGCTGTGAAAAAAGTTTTAGACAGAATTGAAGGTTCTTATGCCTTAGGCGTTTTGTGCAAAAACAATCCCGATATGATTGTAGCTGCAAGAAAAGAAGCACCTCTTATAGTTGGAATAGGCAATGGTGAAAACTTTATTGCATCTGATATCCCAGCTATATTAAAACATACAAGAAGTGTATATTTTCTTGATGATCATGAGATTGCCATAATTAAAAAAGACAGCGTAGAGTTTATAGACATGTTTGGAAGGCAAGTAGAAAAATCGCTTTTTGAAGTAAAATGGGATGTAGAGGCGGCTGAAAAGGGCGGTTATGAACATTTCATGATAAAAGAAATTCACGAGCAGCCAAGTGCTATAAAAGATACATTAAGAGGCAGAATAATTGATGATTCAGAAATAGTTTTAGATGATGTGAAAATTACTAAAGAAGACCTTGAAAAGATAGATAAAATCTTTATTGTAGCCTGTGGAACAGCTTATCATGCGGGTGTTGTTGGGAAATACGTCATAGAAAATCTTGCGAGAATACCTGTTGAAGTAGATGTCGCTTCAGAATTTAGATATAGAAACCCCTTAGTAAATGAAAGAACTCTTACAATTGTAATAAGCCAGTCGGGGGAAACAGCAGATACCATTGCTGCATTAAAAGAAGCTAAGAAAAAAGGGTCAAGAGTTATAGCCATTACAAACGTCGTTGGAAGTTCTGTCTCCAGAGAAGCAGATGATGTACTATACACATGGGCAGGTCCTGAAATAGCTGTTGCTTCCACCAAAGCTTATACTACGCAACTTATAGCTCTCTATCTTGTAGCTATGGACCTTGCAATAAAAAGAGGGACAATAACTAAAACAAAGGTTATGGAACTTTGCACAGAATTAAAGAAACTTCCTGAAAAAGTTCAGTATTTACTTGACAACAAAGATGTAATACAAAAATTTGCCTCTGAACACTATAATGCAAAAGACGTATTTTACATTGGAAGAGGACTGGACTATGCTGTTGCTATGGAGGGTTCTTTAAAACTCAAAGAAATATCCTATATTCATTCAGAGGCTTATCCGGCTGGTGAATTAAAACACGGTACTTTGGCCCTTGTAGAAGAGGGAACACTTGTGATAGCTCTTGCAACACAAGATGACCTTTTTGAAAAGATGCTTAGTAATATAAAAGAAGTAAAAGCAAGAGGTGGTTTTTTAGTCGCCTTTGCAAAGCAGGGTAATTTGCAGCTTGAGGGCGTTGTAGATAAAGTAATATATATACCTGAAACGCTTAAAGAGCTTACTCCAGTATTGACAGTTGTGCCTTTGCAACTTTTAGCATATTATATGGCAGTAGAAAAAGGATGTGACGTAGATAAACCGCGTAATCTTGCAAAGTCAGTAACTGTAGAGTAA
- a CDS encoding EamA family transporter, giving the protein MWKLFAILSALFAALTSILAKIGIKGVDSNLATAIRTTVIIFLAWGIVFTTGGQYGIKSLTKQNWIFLILSGLATGLSWLFYYKAISIGEVSKVALIDKSSIVLTLTLSFFILNEQFTAKTLVASVLITAGIFMMIWK; this is encoded by the coding sequence ATGTGGAAATTATTTGCAATATTATCAGCTTTGTTTGCTGCTTTGACTTCAATTCTTGCTAAAATTGGCATAAAAGGCGTGGATTCTAACTTGGCTACAGCTATTCGTACAACTGTTATTATATTTTTAGCGTGGGGTATTGTATTTACAACAGGGGGACAGTATGGAATTAAAAGTTTGACAAAACAAAATTGGATCTTTTTGATTCTCTCTGGACTGGCGACAGGTTTGTCCTGGTTATTTTATTATAAGGCAATATCTATAGGTGAAGTATCAAAGGTTGCACTTATTGATAAATCCAGCATCGTCCTAACTTTAACTTTATCTTTTTTTATCCTAAACGAGCAATTCACCGCAAAAACGTTAGTTGCAAGTGTACTTATTACTGCAGGTATATTTATGATGATATGGAAATAA